From a single Sphaeramia orbicularis chromosome 4, fSphaOr1.1, whole genome shotgun sequence genomic region:
- the usp1 gene encoding ubiquitin carboxyl-terminal hydrolase 1, with translation MPGLQGENVVAALGSPIKKSKLSLKFFQKKETKRALDFSEPEADEPKTVKTEEPEPVGCDQEVPGPSPCPISPGLLLPEKRENLVPFVGLNNLGNTCYLNSVLQVLYYCPGLREGIKKLYNLSKRKDKPKEEAGKSEESEGATEPIPPHIELLGSFNSLITSVEQLQSSFLLSPDSFSEGDLATPPRKILHTLRQLNPMYEGYLQHDAQEVLQCILGYIQEACDTIRKEQDVEKEDNDASEVKMENGSSSVTESKSPTDDDSQVSGKRKSDTEVGNAKKKPKSVKSKKSEAEETAESKNKPATCSKRKSSSNNTIDSTQDKDEEEDGTKKPSRRKEEDEGGSDGEKTTKETDGKKKKRAKLSWLRRSSRQPSIFSKFCSVGKITSTTVKNQSKTEEDLKEKSSEEKTPETTDQDKTAAKNDDGLDLMERLFHGQLVLRTRCLECESFTERREDFQDISVPVLEDQPSSPDDLSDVSPDPKPELKTLNWAIAQFASVERIVGEDKYFCETCHHYTEAERSLMFDKTPEVITIHLKRFSANSLELDLYAGLSKVNTPLQTPLTLSLEEWCTRRSAKGQQYQLFAVVMHSGVTISSGHYTAYVRMSDLKDVKLSLGDDAETKKEEEEESKTDAPLKDEVLDYDDGEVSFSVSSRGQRASSSAKTGGKKLSEGGVGLLGGQRSLSACDLGNNKHADKAGGGGTTEGSKRRRTIGTTCQSPDARLKKDPDAEDGEQASAEKQALSSLLEYDGKWMLFDDSEVRLFEEDDFLRACSPETASSSTPYLLFYRRIPGLGR, from the exons ATGCCAGGCCTGCAGGGGGAGAATGTTGTGGCGGCACTGGGGAGCCCCATTAAGAAGAGTAAACTGTCTCTGAAGTTCttccagaagaaagaaactaaacgTGCTCTGGATTTCTCTGAACCGGAGGCAGATGAAcccaaaacagtgaaaacagaagAACCTGAGccagt TGGCTGTGATCAGGAGGTTCCTGGTCCTTCTCCATGTCCGATCTCTCCCGGTCTCCTACTGCCTGAAAAGAGGGAGAACCTGGTCCCGTTTGTGGGACTCAACAACCTGGGAAACACCTGCTACTTGAACAGTGTGTTACAG GTGTTATACTACTGCCCAGGGCTCAGAGAGGGAATAAAGAAACTGTACAACCTCTCAAAAAGGAAAGACAAACCAAAGGAAGAGGCCGGTAAAAGTGAAGAG AGTGAAGGCGCCACCGAGCCGATTCCTCCTCATATTGAACTTCTTGGGAGCTTCAACAGCCTGATAACGTCTGTGGAGCAGCTCCAGTCCAGCTTCCTGCTCAGCCCCGACAGCTTCAGCGAAGGAGACCTTGCTACACCCCCACGAAAAATCCTCCACACACTCAG GCAGCTGAACCCAATGTATGAAGGCTACCTTCAGCACGATGCCCAGGAGGTGCTGCAGTGCATCCTGGGATATATCCAGGAGGCCTGTGACACCATCAGGAAGGAGCAGGATGTGGAGAAGGAGGATAACGACGCGTCAGAAGTGAAAATGGAAAACGGCAGCAGCTCCGTGACAGAATCCAAGTCGCCCACAGACGACGACAGCCAAGTCAGCGGCAAAAGAAAGAGCGACACCGAGGTGGGAAACGCCAAAAAGAAGCCCAAGTCTGTCAAGTCCAAGAAATCCGAAGCTGAAGAAACCGCCGAGAGTAAAAATAAACCTGCCACCTGCTCCAAAAGAAAGTCCTCCAGCAACAACACAATAGACAGCACCCAGGacaaagatgaagaggaggatgggACGAAGAAACCAAgcaggagaaaagaggaggacgaAGGAGGCAGCGACGGTGAAAAGACGACTAAAGAGACAGACGGCAAGAAAAAGAAGAGGGCGAAGCTGAGCTGGCTCCGGCGTTCCAGCAGACAGCCGAGCATCTTCTCAAAGTTCTGCAGTGTTGGAAAGATCACCTCGACCACAGTGAAGAACCAAAGCAAAACGGAAGAGGATCTGAAGGAGAAGAGCAGTGAGGAGAAAACACCGGAAACCACGGATCAAGACAAGACGGCAGCAAAAAACGATG ATGGTTTGGACCTGATGGAGCGCCTGTTCCATGGTCAGCTGGTTTTGCGGACTCGCTGTCTGGAGTGTGAGAGTTTCACGGAGAGGAGAGAGGACTTCCAGGACATCAGCGTCCCTGTCCTCGAGGACCAGCCCAGCAGCCCCGACGACCTCTCAGATG TCTCTCCAGACCCTAAACCCGAGCTGAAGACTCTGAACTGGGCCATCGCTCAGTTCGCCTCAGTGGAGCGCATCGTGGGCGAGGATAAGTACTTCTGTGAGACCTGCCATCATTACACCGAGGCCGAAAGGAGTCTGATGTTTGACAAGACCCCTGAAGTCATCACCATTCACCTGAAGCGCTTCTCTGCCAACAGTTTAGA ACTGGACCTGTACGCCGGCCTGTCCAAAGTGAACACCCCCTTACAGACCCCCCTGACCCTGTCTCTGGAGGAGTGGTGCACCCGCCGCTCGGCTAAAGGTCAGCAGTATCAGCTGTTCGCCGTGGTCATGCACAGCGGCGTCACCATCAGCAGCGGCCACTACACCGCCTACGTCCGCATGTCGGACCTGAAGGACGTGAAGCTGAGTCTGGGTGACGACGCAGAAaccaagaaggaggaggaagaggagagcaaAACTGACGCACCGCTGAAAGACGAGGTGCTGGACTACGACGACGGAGAGGTGTCTTTCAGTGTGAGCTCAAGGGGACAGAGGGCCAGTTCTTCAGCCAAAACAGGAGGCAAGAAGCTGTCGGAGGGCGGGGTCGGACTGTTGGGGGGGCAGAGGAGTCTGTCCGCTTGCGACCTCGGAAACAACAAACATGCAGATAAAGCAGGCGGCGGCGGGACAACGGAGGGGTCCAAGCGGAGGAGAACTATCGGAACCACGTGCCAAAGTCCCGACGCTAGACTCAAAAAGGATCCGGACGCCGAAGACGGGGAGCAGGCGTCCGCGGAGAAGCAGGCGCTGAGCAGCCTGTTGGAATACGACGGCAAATGGATGCTATTCGACGACTCCGAGGTGCGTTTGTTCGAGGAGGACGACTTCCTGCGGGCCTGCTCCCCAGAGACGGCGTCCTCGTCCACACCTTACCTGCTGTTCTACAGACGGATACCTGGACTGGGACGCTGA